The segment TAGTGACTTGCCATTTGTTGTTGAGTCGACATAGCAAACTAGTTCTGTATTCCTTCTAGCAGCATCAAGGTACACTTTtcaaaatgaaaacaaatggtTGCTTTCTTAATCATCTAAATAAGTGGCTGCTTTTTCATCTAGTTAATGTGAACTAGTTTCAGTCAGGTAATGTTTAAGGTCAAACTTGAAGAACTTCCACCTTTAATCAAACATTCTTTAATGCAGCTTTAAGAAGAAAAGTACCGTCTGGCTTTTCTGTTTAACTCAACTTGTCTAAAATTCAGAATTTGTTGAATCTTTTGAATTGCTTGGTGAAATCATTGGGAATcttaaaagtaatataaatcTATGAACCAACTATTATGAGAAGTGAATTTTGTGGATTTGGAAAGCTGTAAAAGGAATTGACAATTAAAGAGATTCATTCCTGAATATCGCATTATCCCCTCTGGACTCCAATATTCTGTTCTCTCCTGAACTTAAGGAAACAATCATTGTCAAATGCGTGCAGGCTTGTTTGAATTTGACTCTCAGTAATACTctgattttaaattatttcttgtttgATTAAGATCTTCCAAAGTGCAAGTGTATTCCTATCAACCACAACACCGGAGCAGATAGCTTTTGCCTTGCGGTGGTTTATATCCCCTTTGGCCAACCTTGGTGTCCCTGTTGCTGAAGTTATCCTTACTCTCCTGCTCTCCTTGAGATTTATCAATCTTGTGTTTGATGAGGTGAGTAGCCGCTATTCTTTGTGTTAATTCAATAGAGGTGGAGTCATTATTATGTAGAATGCACTGATTATAGTCGGCAATAGTTTGAAAATTCTTCACAAGAAAAAAGGGAATAGTTCTAAAATTCTGATTCTTTTTGGTAATAATTCTGGCAGGTCCGAAATGTTGCTCTTGGTATTGTATCTCGTAGGATTAATTGGCAGCAGATGACAATGTTGGAGACGATAGATGGTTAGTGTATCATGAAGAGAACCTATTTCATTGCATTTTAAAATTGTGTAATTCACCGATAACACTTCTCTTCAAAGTTCTTCTGTTTGTGAAGAGTTTTCTTCAGTGCACTTCAATTGAGTTAGTCGGTTACTATGTTCATACTATACACAGAAGATAACAGGATCTCCTAATAGTTCAACTCTTTTCCCTAACTATATAAATTGCCTTGCAAATGATGAAGTACATATGATGCTTTTTCAGTGTTTTTACCGTTTCTCAACTACAGAAAAATGTCTGCTTCATGCTAACCAAATGTTGTCCATTCTTAATTTTGTGAAACCCTCATCTTTTCCCTACTGAGATTTGATCCTAAAGTTATTGTTTTTCTGCTCTCTAAGATACTGAAGTTGATCTCTTGCAGTTTTCTTCACATATATACGTCGGATATTCAGAAATATTTTTGTTCATGCAGAGCAGATATCTCAGGTATGATTTATAAGATGAAGTCTTATTTTAGCATTTATCTAGCTGATCCTTCTGTGTGTATTGGGTTTCTGTTTggcctctctctctctctatacaAGAGATCAGTCAATGTTATATGTTTTATTCTGCACTGTACGAATATGAAAGTatagttataaaaataaaataaactaatatcaGTATGTGGAATGGGACATAGTTCATAGCGAAATGTGAAGCAACATTATGAGTTGAACTCTGGATATTTTATGGTGGTCGGACCATCAATACCAGCAACAATTTATTGAAACTGAATTATGAGTGCTTAAGCTGCTTAAAGTCCTAGAAACAGGTATGCACTCTAGTCATTGTTGAGAGGCTAGAACAAAATAATGTGATTCCAATTCATATACTTCGCAAGCCCCACAAAATCAGATCTTTTTAATGTCTAATGCATATGAATTAACCGAGGACGTGTAGATCTAATATAGGATTAAAACCATAACGCACGAAGTTTGCACTTAACTGAGTTGATTCAATGCTGATGGATGTAGAACATTAGTTCACTGCATTATATTAGTAATTTGATTGTAGCATCTTGTGGTTGTGTTTGTTATTTCCTGGGAAGAGAATAAATCTGTTTGTCTATTAAGTtgtagtttttctttctttaggtTTTATTAGATTTTACTATTAAGCACTTCTCTAAATCTTTGTGTTTCTTGTAGGCAATGATTGTTAGAGGTTTTCGAGGGGACAGCACCACTCACAAAATATTCTTGTCAGCAGACTCATCTAGTGGAGTTGCAAATTATATTTCCATATCATGCCTTTTTGGTCTAATAGCCTTAGTCACTTTGCCTAAATACCTTATACAATAAAAACATGACTAATCATCTGAAAAAGATCCATCGCTTGACCTTTTTACCTTCAACTATCTTAAACTCCAAAACAGCGATCAACACTTCTCTTCGAActtcttttctcctcttcttcctcCACATTTGTACTCTTTTTCTAGAAAAAAGTCGGATTCTTTCCTAGCATATGTCcatgaagaagaaaattggTCAAATCAATTTCCTTTATCAATTGAAAGTGGCTGGTTGCTCTGTCCCTCTTATCTGTGATGAGCATTGAAGTCGTTACTGACATGGCAGCTGCATGAAATGACTATGGAAGTGTTTGGACCTGGTTTCCCACTACGTAAAGGTGATCGAAACTTACATTTTCTGGAACCTCAATGTGATGTTCCGGAATATCTCTGTATCAGGAGATGGGATTTTTAAACAAGTTGCGCTCCAGAGAAGCTAACTGTTGATTACATACTTACAAACAGTATTAGTTCTTTAAGAAAATCATCATCAGATCCTTGTGTGATTTGGTAACTGCAATCATTCTAGCTCTCGCCACGAAGATTTGGGTGTTGCTAAATTATGAGCTTCTGGCTGGGATGACGAAAACTTTCAAGTGTTGTTAGAAACTGCTTATCTGATTCACTTGACATTTTTCTTAATGTAAAGGCACTATTGGATGTGTTGTCTGTATACAGTATAATCTATACCTGAAATGCAGGAAACTTTTGGTGCctgaaaaagggaaaagaatcAGATTGGTGTTCTTCTTTTGCCTTATGAATACgaaaaagattcaattttgaTTGAAGTTCTTTTAGTTAAAAATTTTTGCAGCAGCAATTTTGCTTTTTCAATGTAGGAAATCTCTGTTGTTCCAGTgattttgccgttttggttGATATAATATatcgttttgaaatttttgttaatattttataccttaCGCTCCGGACTCAAGTTTAAGTGAAGTTCTCTACGGtgtatttttatcaaatttgaatatatagTGTGTTTCTTAATTATGTTATCGCATTTTTGTAGTTAttcaaaagaacaaaataagtttataaagaaaaacatttgtgtattttcttttttcgtGTTCTTGcatcatttttagttttttttttttatgtttctatttCGTTATATTCAAAACAAATAAGTATtgcatatgttttcttttttttgttttgtgtatTTTCTAATTGTTCTTTATGTGTTTTTAGTTCGActtaatgttttatattttgaaaaaactcCAAAAGTCATGCTAAATTTCCAAActaattcatttttgaaatttatgagagttttatcattttgttttcatattatTCTTAGTATTAAGTAAGGAAAAATTACGTGAAATAACAAATACTACTATACCATTATCGAGTAtagatataatttaatttgattactTTGAATGAATACAGTGTTAGAAAATTTGTCAATAAATATTATGGTGACTATGAATGATTAGACCTAACAAGGAGCTTTACTAGTCTGAGACATCTTCAAAAGATGACAAGAATTATCCAACTTTCTGTCATTTTAGAtgctttttgaaaataatatgacAAACTCAGCTGAACGAAAATATGTAACATATCTTTTTTTATGTTCATTACTCAActaaaaaagaatatgaaattttataagCATATATAGTTATTCAAAAATAACTGAATTTTCTTGGCTAAATTTTCTCTGTTTACAATCTGTAGCTATGATGAAATTTTGTTGTATAGTGTAACAATTGTATTTTACGACTAATATGATACACATGTCAAAAGATGATTGATCACCAAAACATTATATACCGTATATATACATAACACATATTTACTATGTTGTATAAAAATCAGATCtcaaaaattttagtttgtgtAAATGCCCAATCAGGCCCAACAGAAGATAGGCTTTTGTTTGTCTCAATAGGTACAATTATTTCTGCATTACGTATTACTCCTCTGTCAATGCTTAGTGAAATAGTCGTCTTCTTCCTCTGTTCCTCAAATTTGTAGCTTCACTCTTCtgcaaaaaaattgtcacaatACCATCTTTTATTCTCATCAATCAGCAAGATTCgccattgtttttgtttttttctaagGCTTAAAGCATTCTTCTTTCAAAGTTCCAGTTTAAGGGATTTGTCCTGCCTTGTCAATACTTTGGGTCCGAGACGGTCAGAATGGGTCTTGAAGGTTCAAGAAACTAGATTTCGGGCTTATAAGGCTAAAAAGGTAAGATTTTTTCTTAATTGGAAGTTTAATCGAGATGTTTTTTTTTGGCATTTATGATACCcatttgaaatttattcaagattGTAGATTTTGAAATTCTTTGCTGTATGGTTCTATGTGTTTGTAGATTCATTTATTTAACTGAAATTTTGTTCGGATTCTCGGATACCCATCTGTATTTTACGGAGGAATCTGCAGATTTGAGATTCTTTCTGCCGTTCATTTATGGATAAATGGTTACCTGACAAGGCATTTCATGTAAATTCATGTGTTTtggaattctttttttttttgcatttatatCTATATTGCTATTTGTAGATTCTTAAATGTGTGTGGATATGAAGAG is part of the Solanum lycopersicum chromosome 1, SLM_r2.1 genome and harbors:
- the LOC101263754 gene encoding protein ABCI12, chloroplastic isoform X2, which translates into the protein MRLSLVAYLAILSILVQPAQVWKDQLGRVTLLSGILFIMLGLSTDSAPSLISSRAPPPSMMGLPSFPASLEGYKYVILKLGPLQLTRKGLSTATTSACLTFTIFQSASVFLSTTTPEQIAFALRWFISPLANLGVPVAEVILTLLLSLRFINLVFDEVRNVALGIVSRRINWQQMTMLETIDVFFTYIRRIFRNIFVHAEQISQAMIVRGFRGDSTTHKIFLSADSSSGVANYISISCLFGLIALVTLPKYLIQ